The genomic window AAGAAAAAAGTACTCACTTACGAAGTAAAATAAGAGAGCGTTACAACAGGTCATTTATTTTATGCTTGCATAATAAATTTAAACCTCTTAGCTTTATAAAAACTAAATTGTAAAGCTAAGAGGTATGAATACCATTTCCACATCTGTAAAAGATAAACTTGCCATCATCACTTTAAACCGCGGAAAATCTAACTCGCTTAACCGAGAAATGGTTACCGAATTAAGCGATATGCTTCACAACATTGAAAACGATGACAACATTGGCGGCGTAATCATTACCGGAAGAGAAAATTTCTTTTCGGCAGGTTTAGATTTAATTGAACTTTATCATTACAACGAAGAAGAAGCCAAGAGCTTTTGGCATTTGTTCCTCAACTTCACTGCAAAAATTACTGCATTTAAAAAACCTTTGGTAGCGGCCATTAATGGTCACAGCCCAGCGGGTGGTTGTGTTATTGCCTTAGCTTGCGATGCTAGGGTAATGGCTGAGGGAAAATACATCATTGGTTTAAATGAAGTACCTGTTGGGATTATCGTTCCAAATAGCATTTTTAGTTTATATTCTTTTTGGCTGGGAAAAGCCAACGCTTACCGTAATTTATTAGCAGGCAAATTATTTTCTCCAGAAGAAGCTCTTGCTGTTGGTTTGGTAGATGAACTGGTAAAACCCGAAAGTATCATGACTGCCGCCGAAAGGAAAGTGAGAAAATACATGGCTTTTGAAACTAACACTTGGCAACAAAGTAAACTGAACCTACGTAAAGAGCTTATTGTCACAACCAGCGCCGACCAAAGCAAAGACCTAGAAATCATGCTGAAGCAGTGGTGGTCGCCAAGTACAAGGGCTATATTAAAGTCGTTGATAGAAAGCCTAAAACCCCAAACCCCTAAAGGGGCTTAACCAACTGAATTTTTAAACTATTCTCCAAACTCCCCTTTAGGGGCTGGGGGTTAATACTCAAATCTTATGTACAACCAACCCATGTTAAAAGATGATGCTTTAAAAGGCAAAACTATTGTAGTTACAGGCGGCGGAACAGGCTTAGGCAAAGCGATGGGCACTTACTTCTTACAACTAGGTGCCAATTTGGTAATTACCAGCAGGAAGTTAGATGTGCTGCAAAAAACAGCCGAGGAAATGGAAGCCGCTACTGGCGGTAAAGTTTTAGCTGTACAGTGTGATGTAAGGGATAATGCTCAAGTTGAAAATGTGCTCGCAGAAACCTTAGCGAAATTTGGCAGTGTTGATGTATTGGTGAACAACGCAGCAGGCAACTTCATTTCTCCTACCGAGCGTTTGTCGGCAAATGCCTTTTCTAGTATTATCGATATTGTACTAAAAGGAACCGTAAACTGTACTTTGGCTTTCGGCAAACATTGGATTAAGGAAAAGCAACCAGCAAGCGTACTCAATATCGTAACTACTTATGCTTTTACAGGTTCTGGTTATGTAGTGCCCTCGGCTTGTGCCAAAGGTGGCGTATTGGCTTTAACACGTTCTTTGGCCGTAGAGTGGGGTAAATACGGAATTAGAACCAACGCCATTGCACCAGGTCCATTCCCTACCAAAGGTGCGTGGGATAGATTATTGCCTGGCGATTTAGCAGAGAAATTCGATTTCAAAAACCGTGTGCCGCTGAAACGTGTAGGCGACCATCAAGAATTAGCTAACCTGTCTGCCTTTTTAGTTAGCGATTTTTCTAATTACATTAACGGCGAGGTAATTACCATTGACGGTGGCGAGTGGTTGCAAGGTGCCGGCCAAATGAACGGTTTAGAAGCAATACCTAATGAAATGTGGGATATGTTAGAGCAAATGACTAGGGGAGCTAAGGGGAGTTAGTTGATAAACCTAGCTTTTAAAGAACCCGACGGCAACATACAAGTTTCTTGTTTGCCCCAGACCTTGTATCGATTTCTAGCAACAAGATTATAAGCCCAATCTCTGGCAAATTTTGGGATAAAAATTAAAAAATAGAGAGGACTAAAGTATCTCAATTGTCTTGCAATGTGCAATACGGCTGATGATTTATCATACACCTTACCATTTTGAAGCAACACAATACTGTTAAACTCGCTAACATCTAAGCCGTAAGGGCTCAACATTATTTCCGCAACGTCACTTTGTAGAGAAGCAAATTTGAAAATACTTAACTTATCATACTTAATGATAAATTGAACTGCCCCGTTGCACAGGTTACAAACTCCATCAAAAAAGACAATAGGCTGTGCTTTCATCATTCGTTATCACGCTTGCTAAAAATTGTATTATTATGCCTTTCTACTTCATCATAGACCGCTTGTTTTTCCGCATACTTTTTCTCTACAGTGGCAATGTATGCTGTGATTTGATTTGTGTACACAAAAGCTAAACTACCCAGAAAACTGCTAATTAACGAGCTATTTAAATCAACGAAAGCCAGTATAAACGATACGCATAACAATGTAATACCGATATAATTTCTTTTAATCTTTTCCATAGGACAATAGGTTAAGCTGATATTTTTTTTCTATTTCAATAAGTTAAGATAATGATTTTTTGTAGATAGTAAGACTTAAAATTTAGTCGTTTTCTTCGGATGTATTTTTTTGTGTTTCCACTCATTAAACTAACGCTGTCTTATGCTTACCATCATTGTTAAAACTATAATAAAGCATCTGCCACCGCCCTACTGAAAAAATTATCCGTTTCTAGCAACTGGGAAGGCATACCGCTTGTCGTTATCTTTCCATCTTCAATAACATAAATTCTATCGGCTACTTTAGCAGTTTGTATTTTATGTGTAATTAATACAATTGCCATTTCATTTCTCAATTGGTTTAAAAGCTGTAAAATAAATCGTTCTGTATTTCTATCCATTGCCGCAGTGGCTTCATCCAACAACAAAACTTGAGGTTTACGATATAGTGCTCTAGCTAAAGCTACCAATTGTTTTTGTCCACCAGAAAGATTTATTCCCTCTTCGCCAACCAAAGTAAAATAACCTTGCGGTAAGGCTTCAAAATATTTGTTGAAACCATTCACATTACAAAAATCAACGATGGCTAAAACTTCTTGTTCTGTATTACCAATAGCAATATTATCCAGCAAAGTACCATTAAAAAGCTTTATTTCCTGTGGTACGGAGGCTAAAATGTTCCTCCAAGTTGGTGTGTAGATATTTTCAATTAACGTGCTATTTATCAAAATCTCTCCTTGTTCTACTTGGTAAAATTTTTCTAATATTGCCACGGTGGTGCTTTTACCGCAACCGCTTTCTCCTAAAATGGCAATTATTTCGCCTTTGGCAAGCGCAAAACTAATGTCTTGCAATACGGGCTTTCTTCCCGCAAAGCGGAAGGAAATATTTTTTACCGCTAATTTCTTAAAATCTAAAGAAGTAATTTCTTGGGCTTCAAACTCTGGTTTAATCGATGTGAAATCGTACATCCTATCAAAAGCAACTTTGGCTTCTTGTAATTGTAAATTAATTTGACTTAATCTAGCGACCGCAGGTATCAGTGAGCCAGCTAAAGAAATAATCGCCATCATTTCGCCAACCATTATTTTTTTATGCAATACCATAAATGAAGCAACCGTAATTAAAACCAAACTTAAAATTACAGTAATTACATCTGTGGTTATGGTAAAACGATTGCCTAATTTACCCAGTGCAAAACTTTGATTTTGCAAATCCCCATAAACCGCAGTGATTTTGTTGGTAAACATTTCTTCTTGGCTATGCGCCTTAATGACCATAATGCCGTTAATGGTATCTATATAATTACTCTCGTTAACAGCGCTCGCCACCATCACTGCCGATTGATGTTTTTTGATGGGCTTGGTATAACTTAAGACAACCAACACAACTACGGGTATAAAAGCAAATGTAATGAGCGCAATGATTAGTGAATAGTTGATCAGAAAAAATGATAATATCTATAAACACCGAACCGGAAATATAGGCTATGTTTTTCTGAATACGGGCTGTATCATTCATTCGGGCAATCATATCACCAGTTTTGCGTGTATCGAAAAAAGATTTAGGCAAATGAACCAAGGCTTTAAAAAAACTGCCTACTATTCTATTGTTAAAATCTTTACTTTGTAGCAAAAGAAAATGCTGTCTCAAATAACTTAAGCATGCTCTAATTAACAGTACCAAGAATAACAAAAGTAAGCTCGTTATTAATTTTTGTTGGTTGCCAGAAGGTAATATTTTATCTATTAGTTTTTGCGAGAATACTGCCGTAGCTAAATTTAACACCGTAGCGAATATGCCCAACACCATGGTAATGGTTAGGATATTGATATCATCTTGGATTAGGCCTTTAAACCAAAGCCATTTGGCATTATTTTGTTGCTTTTTTAGCTCGAAACTCTCATTTGGTTTAATTCGCAACAAAGTTTTGCTCTGCCAAATTTTTTCTAGCTCTTTTTCTCTAAATTGTGTCAATCCTTTTGCAGGGTCACCCACAATAAATACCCCGAGGTAAGCATCGTATCCGTAACAAACCACATAATGTTGAAGGCTTTCTTCTATTACAACATGTAAAATACAAGGTTCGTTTAATGCTTTAAGGTTAGGCATATCCGTTTCAAAGGCATCTGCTGTAAAACCAATTTTGTTAGCGCATTGGTATAAGCCCAGAAGAGTTGTGCCTGTAACGTTTGTTCCACTTAATTCACGTAGTTTTTCTAGGGTATTTGTGCCTCCGTAATATTTTGTTAACGAAAGCAAACAGGCTACGCCACAATCGGACTGATCTTGCTGCTTAACAAAAGATATTTCCAGTTTTTGCATCCCTTTTAGAATAAAACATTGTTATAAATACAGATAGGGTAGCAATTTTTAAAAAATCGATAAATATCCTTCTGAAATAGCCTGATAAACTATAATTCTTACTAATTAACGCCGCAACCATTTCATCTTTTGATGAAACTTTATAATCTTCATTAATCGATTTTAATTCGTCTTCAGCACTATCGACAGTATCTGCATACATTTCATCGTAATACTCCAATTTAAGATTGGTGTCAAACTTGAAATTAATAAAGGTATCTATGGCATACAACGTAGCTATATAGACAATGAAAATGAGCATAATGTCGATCATCAATTTCTTCAAACTCCCTTCTGGACTAGGCTTAAAATAAATAAGTATTAAAAAAAAGAAAATGAGAAATCTTGCACTTCCAAACTTATCTTCCACAAACCAGAAAGGGTTTATTAAATAAACGCCCGATAGCCACAGTAGCGGCAATAGAAATGCTAGCGCTAAAAATTCCTTATTAAAGTTTTTCGACATAAGACTCCAAGTTTTCTTTTTTAAGAACTTCCTGACTTAATTTAACCTTTTGTCCCTCCTTAAGAAGTACGGCCTGTGGGAAAGACATTGTCCCGAATATATCTTTAAACTCACTTTCGGAAACAATATTAAATTTGATACGAGGATCTACTTTTTTGATTTTGTATAGGCCTCGATTTCCTCTTCTCCATCCGTACTTAAGAATGCTATCTTCTCAAAATTTAGCCTCGTACTTTTAGACAGCGCCATTACCTCATCATCACAAATATTACATTCTAAAGAAAAGGCGATATATACGGTATTTGGTGTGGGCCTAAATGCGTGGGCTAAATTATTTTGGCCTTTTTGTGCACAACCTAGAAGAAAAAACAGCCCAGCAAACACAATTTTAAAATAATTGTTGGACTGCAATATCGCTTTAGCAAAGGGTAATAATATCAATAGGAGGCAGAGCCAAACATATAAATAAATGCTCCCCAAATTTGCCGAAGACTGAGGCATCATAGCTACTCCCCATTGTACAGGAAAGACTTTAGCTACAGCAGAAATTAAGCATAATAATATGCAAAAAACAGTAGCTATGATTTGATTGCTGAACATCCTAATCAATCTAAAAAAGATCGAGATCACACACGCGGTAGTAAGCAAGCTAAACCACAAAAACACCAAACCTATTTTGGTTACCTCTAATAAACTTTCTTTAACACCGAACTATAAGTAAATCACAATCAACGAAAGTGCAGTAGTTAAAACAATTAAACCACAGCCAACGATCTGAACGGCTAATAATTCGTAGCTTTGTAACTCGCTTGGTTTAATTGGCAACGTCTTTTTACGCTCCGTAATTTTTGTGCTGTTTAATTTTTGTTGTATAAGCAGTGCTATTACCAAAAATATGTTTGCCAAAAATAGTATCTTTTTTAAAAAAGCATGTTGATATATCACATAAGGTGCTTGGTTGTCAAATACCGCATATACTTTGGGGTTTACGAAAGAAAATCTTAAAAGATAAAATAAAATAGCACTTACAGTTAGCCATAACACCCCAGTTGCAACTATTTCTCTATTTTTAATTAATTTCAAAATTTCCGCATATATCATAAGGATTGATGAATTACTTTTAGTTTCTTTTGAACAGTCTCGCTAAAAAAAATAAGATATAATGCAATTGCTATTGAAAGACCTACAAAATTATGTAAGACCACAAGCTTAAATAATCCAAAATTTTCATAAGTACGGTAGTATATACCATAGGGCAAATAGTTAAAAGGGAAAACGAAAACAGCCAATAAGCCAATAACTAATGGTAGATAATAGTGCTTTTTGGCTAATACAATTAAAATTTGATGAAATGCAGCTATTTTAATTACGCATAAACTAAGCAAACTTAAAAATGATAGTAGTTTAGGTTTGCTTACAAAGTGATAACCACTGAACGTTGTTTCAAACTCATTTAATAAAGGCCTAAATACTAAAAACAGGATGAGTAGCGACACCGTAAGAGATAAAACCCCCAGTAAAGACATTAACATTGTTTTAACAAATACCAACTTTTTTAACCCTATCGTACTAATCTCTATTTTAGCTATAGCCCTGTTGTGATACTCTGTGCTCGTGATCGCATAACCCCATAAAACCAAGCAAAACAACGTCGTAATTGCAGCATACCACGAGGCTTTATTTAAAAGAAAATTATACGGATTTGGATCATGTGATAATCTTGCCCAATTTGAAAATTGAGAAATGAAAAGCGATTTTGTATACCAACCCATTAAAAGCGGAAGCCCGATACCCAAAAGAAACACCGCTAAACAAAACCACTTTCTTTTTAAAATCTTGTAGATTTCTATCAAAAAAGAATTTCTCATTTTTGGTATATTTTAGCTGCGATATAATCTAAACCTTGTTTGTTGTTATCGGTTGTTTTAACAAACTTATCCTCGATGATACCGATTTTATTTATCCAAGCTGGCGTACTCGTAACATTATGATTTACGATAATTGCAGAAGCTTTATGCTTAAGCAAATAGCTGTTTAAAGCACTATAAAACTTATCAATAAAATAAATATCCAAATTATTTAAAGGCTCATCAAAGAGGATTAATTTGGGTTGATGCATAAAGGCTAACGCTAGCTCAACTCGCTGCTTTTGCCCTGCTGATAATGTTTTTAATTTTGCATCAAGCAGGTCGTTTAACTCAAATGTATTTACAAAATCGTTCATACACTTGCCCACATCGCTACGCTTTATGCCGTAATAAGAGAGAAAAACAGTATAGTTTTCTTTTACCGTTAAAAAATCATAAAGGCTATCGGGGAAAAAAAGCCAAGGTTTCCAAAATACTCAGCTCGCTGCTCTTGATTAAACCCATCCAAATTTATTTTACCTTTAAAAGTATAAATACCCGAAATACATTTTAGCAATGTACTTTTTCCACTCCCATTTTTCCCAAACAAACAAATACACTCTCCTTTATTTAATTCTAGGTTAACTTCTGATAAAATGAAGCTGTTATTTATAGTAAAACTAAGATTTTGTATGGTTAACATGGTAGTAGATGAGTTTTAATCAATAAGTATTACTGGCAATGTAACTAAACCGAATCTAAGTAATTCGCATCGCAGAAACGAATAGATCTTAAAAAATGTTATTGTATTATAGTTAATGCTTTTTTTTAAAAGTATTAAGTTGTAAAACTTGGCTAGGGATGTTAAAACTACAAGTGTGCAGAAAATGAAAAATTAACCAAAAAGGTACAAAGAGCAAAAAGCTTTAGCTTTGTTTATGCATAAAGAGAGCACCTGTTTTTAGGTAATTTATATGCAAATTTGATAATGTATGGTAGATGCCTGTGGTGTAAATAGCAATTAGAGGTTAATGTTTAAGAAGCCATACCAAGTGAAATGTGAGATATGTTGGAGCAAATGACTAGAGGTGCTAAGGGGAGTTAGATTTTTATTGATTTGATTTCTTTATAATCCGTAATTTTCTTTACAAAATTTCCGTTTTTATTATAAAGTAAAAATGTCGGCGTGCTATAAACCATCCCCAATCCAAAATCAACCGGAAAGCTATCTTTTTCATCTATTAAGATAGCGTTTGTTAACTCGGTTAACTTATTTGATTCTATAAAATCAATTACCATTTTTTCGAATTTCTGATTAGTAATAAACACAAAATTTATATAGCTTGTCTTTTTATGAAGATTTTTTAATTCAGGTATGGCTTTTTCGCAAAATCCACAATCTGGAGAAAAATAAACAAATATGACAGGTGTTTTTGGCAAGTCATTTTTCGAGTGATAAGCCCCATCTATTCCCCTATATTTGTAATTAGGTATTGTGCTACCATTACAATATATTCTTGCCGTTTGTATTATTGCAAAAATCAGAATAAAAACAGCCAAAATTTTCAGTGCTTTTATCATTTGATATCCCAACTAAAAGTATCGAACTGTTTAAGGTTTGTATCATCAAATTTCATTGTCTTTTCGACTTGAACTGTATTTGAAAATAAAATGTTATCAAATTCTGCACCTTCAATAGTAAACGTTATATTTTTAGTACAGTTGTCTAACACATATTTCCCATTTTGTTTGAGATTGCTAAAACGATAACCATCGTTAATTATCTTGAACGATAAAGCCCTTTTAGTGCTGAAATTAGTTCCTTTTTTAAGCAATGGCTTATCATTAAGTAGTTTTGTTTCAAATTCATAAATACCATAATCATACTTATCTATAAGCAAATATCCTTCTATGCTCGAAAACGACTTTTTCTTTTGTTTAAAATTTAGCTTGTAATATTTGTCATCCTCTTGAATTAGATATTCAAATAAATCTTGATGAAAGAAAAAATTTGTAAACTCTGTACTGTATTGCATACCTAAAGGAGTTTGTGGACTTATTACATCAAAGTTAATTTCTTTGGATTTCCAGTTATAACTTGAATAAATGTTTTCATCTTTCTTAACCCTTTTAAATCCTTTTATATTTTTATTTTGAAAGTTTACTTTTAGACGATTTTTTTCAACTAAAAATCTCTCATTCAGATAATGTAATGTATCATTATTAGCTGTAAATTTATTATATATCTGCATATAAGTTGGTATAAGGTAATTCGACTTTGGATTATTGCCACTATCCTCATTTTTTCCTTTCATAAACTCATCAACTCTGGCAAGTAATATCTTAGCATTAATTGGCGTAATTTTTATTTCGTTTAATACTATAACACCGTTCTTTGTCATTTTAACATTATCCGTTAGCTGACTTATAGGTAGAACTAAGTCATGGTAGCCGTTTTTTACAAGAACTACTGTATCTACATTTTTTAGTTTTAAAGTTACTTTTCCTTTTTTATCAGTTTCTCCAATAATA from Pedobacter sp. SL55 includes these protein-coding regions:
- a CDS encoding thiol-disulfide oxidoreductase DCC family protein, which translates into the protein MMKAQPIVFFDGVCNLCNGAVQFIIKYDKLSIFKFASLQSDVAEIMLSPYGLDVSEFNSIVLLQNGKVYDKSSAVLHIARQLRYFSPLYFLIFIPKFARDWAYNLVARNRYKVWGKQETCMLPSGSLKARFIN
- a CDS encoding ABC transporter ATP-binding protein, which gives rise to MLTIQNLSFTINNSFILSEVNLELNKGECICLFGKNGSGKSTLLKCISGIYTFKGKINLDGFNQEQRAEYFGNLGFFSPIAFMIF
- a CDS encoding ATP-binding cassette domain-containing protein, which produces MKRSDVGKCMNDFVNTFELNDLLDAKLKTLSAGQKQRVELALAFMHQPKLILFDEPLNNLDIYFIDKFYSALNSYLLKHKASAIIVNHNVTSTPAWINKIGIIEDKFVKTTDNNKQGLDYIAAKIYQK
- a CDS encoding ATP-binding cassette domain-containing protein; amino-acid sequence: MVLHKKIMVGEMMAIISLAGSLIPAVARLSQINLQLQEAKVAFDRMYDFTSIKPEFEAQEITSLDFKKLAVKNISFRFAGRKPVLQDISFALAKGEIIAILGESGCGKSTTVAILEKFYQVEQGEILINSTLIENIYTPTWRNILASVPQEIKLFNGTLLDNIAIGNTEQEVLAIVDFCNVNGFNKYFEALPQGYFTLVGEEGINLSGGQKQLVALARALYRKPQVLLLDEATAAMDRNTERFILQLLNQLRNEMAIVLITHKIQTAKVADRIYVIEDGKITTSGMPSQLLETDNFFSRAVADALL
- a CDS encoding enoyl-CoA hydratase/isomerase family protein; its protein translation is MNTISTSVKDKLAIITLNRGKSNSLNREMVTELSDMLHNIENDDNIGGVIITGRENFFSAGLDLIELYHYNEEEAKSFWHLFLNFTAKITAFKKPLVAAINGHSPAGGCVIALACDARVMAEGKYIIGLNEVPVGIIVPNSIFSLYSFWLGKANAYRNLLAGKLFSPEEALAVGLVDELVKPESIMTAAERKVRKYMAFETNTWQQSKLNLRKELIVTTSADQSKDLEIMLKQWWSPSTRAILKSLIESLKPQTPKGA
- a CDS encoding TlpA family protein disulfide reductase; protein product: MIKALKILAVFILIFAIIQTARIYCNGSTIPNYKYRGIDGAYHSKNDLPKTPVIFVYFSPDCGFCEKAIPELKNLHKKTSYINFVFITNQKFEKMVIDFIESNKLTELTNAILIDEKDSFPVDFGLGMVYSTPTFLLYNKNGNFVKKITDYKEIKSIKI
- a CDS encoding SDR family oxidoreductase, which codes for MYNQPMLKDDALKGKTIVVTGGGTGLGKAMGTYFLQLGANLVITSRKLDVLQKTAEEMEAATGGKVLAVQCDVRDNAQVENVLAETLAKFGSVDVLVNNAAGNFISPTERLSANAFSSIIDIVLKGTVNCTLAFGKHWIKEKQPASVLNIVTTYAFTGSGYVVPSACAKGGVLALTRSLAVEWGKYGIRTNAIAPGPFPTKGAWDRLLPGDLAEKFDFKNRVPLKRVGDHQELANLSAFLVSDFSNYINGEVITIDGGEWLQGAGQMNGLEAIPNEMWDMLEQMTRGAKGS